A region from the Priestia filamentosa genome encodes:
- a CDS encoding SDR family oxidoreductase, translating into MDLQLKGKNAVVLAGSQGLGEAIVEGFVKEGTNVIIASRSEDKLAQICKELTKKGESRVLYQKTDITKPEDIEVLLERVKAEFGSLDILINNSGGPKAGTLNELTDEDFYNAFELNLLSYVRSIRAFFPLLKEKGGKIINIASSSIKEPIEGLLLSNVFRTGVVGLTKTIAGEFAPYNILVNTVAPGRIATARVEHLDEVRAEKQGKSIEQVGQEAKAGIPLGRYGEPREFANVVLFLSSDANTYMTGSSFLVDGGAVKSI; encoded by the coding sequence GTGGATTTACAACTTAAGGGGAAAAATGCAGTTGTTCTTGCAGGAAGCCAAGGTCTTGGAGAAGCTATTGTTGAAGGATTTGTGAAAGAGGGAACAAATGTTATTATTGCAAGTCGCTCAGAAGACAAGCTAGCTCAAATATGTAAGGAGCTAACAAAAAAAGGGGAGTCACGTGTTCTATATCAGAAAACGGATATTACGAAACCTGAAGATATTGAAGTCCTTTTAGAACGAGTAAAGGCGGAGTTTGGTTCACTAGATATTTTAATTAATAACAGCGGAGGACCGAAAGCTGGTACACTTAATGAATTAACTGATGAAGATTTTTACAATGCCTTTGAACTCAACCTTCTTAGTTATGTGAGGTCAATTAGAGCTTTCTTTCCGCTTCTAAAAGAAAAAGGAGGAAAAATCATTAACATCGCTTCTTCTTCTATTAAGGAACCAATTGAGGGGCTTCTTCTATCAAATGTTTTCCGCACGGGTGTTGTAGGATTGACAAAAACAATTGCAGGTGAATTTGCTCCGTATAACATTTTAGTAAACACGGTAGCACCAGGTAGAATTGCAACAGCTCGAGTTGAGCATCTTGATGAAGTAAGAGCTGAAAAACAGGGAAAAAGTATCGAACAAGTAGGACAGGAAGCCAAGGCTGGCATCCCGCTTGGCCGTTATGGAGAACCTAGAGAATTTGCAAATGTTGTTTTGTTTTTAAGCTCTGATGCAAATACATATATGACGGGAAGCTCATTTTTAGTCGATGGTGGGGCAGTGAAGTCCATTTAA
- a CDS encoding nitroreductase family protein yields MEQNFFEVVEARTSVRNYDASHKISEQELKDILTATAKSPSAWNLQHWHFMVFTSDEAKQRLLPIAYNQNQVTEASAVVAVLGDLEANKNVDDVYNPLVDREAMTAEVKDILAGQINRAYKNDIFARDAAFTNASLAAMTLMHASKAKGYDTCAMGGFNAKNFVEEFKVSDRYLPVMLISIGKAAKEAHQSERFDLDRLTTWL; encoded by the coding sequence ATGGAACAAAACTTTTTTGAAGTTGTTGAAGCTCGTACATCAGTTAGAAATTATGATGCTTCACATAAAATATCAGAACAAGAACTAAAGGACATTTTAACTGCAACAGCAAAATCTCCATCTGCATGGAATCTTCAGCATTGGCATTTCATGGTATTTACAAGTGATGAAGCAAAACAGCGCCTTTTACCAATTGCTTATAATCAAAACCAAGTCACAGAAGCTTCAGCCGTTGTTGCTGTTTTAGGTGATTTAGAAGCAAACAAAAATGTAGATGATGTATATAATCCACTTGTAGATAGAGAAGCAATGACAGCGGAAGTAAAAGACATTTTAGCAGGTCAAATTAACCGTGCTTATAAAAACGATATTTTCGCTCGTGATGCAGCATTTACAAATGCTTCTTTAGCCGCTATGACTCTTATGCATGCCTCAAAAGCAAAAGGATATGATACATGTGCAATGGGCGGCTTCAATGCAAAAAACTTCGTGGAAGAATTTAAAGTGAGCGATAGATATCTACCTGTTATGCTCATTTCAATTGGAAAAGCAGCAAAAGAAGCTCACCAAAGCGAACGCTTTGACCTTGACCGTTTAACAACGTGGTTATAA
- a CDS encoding NAD(P)-dependent oxidoreductase: MSQLYKVGFIGTGVMGKSMASHLQHQGHELFVYTRTKEKAQSLIDEGAVWCSIREIAETCDVVMTMVGYPSDVKEVYFSEQGLLNNAKAGTYLIDFTTSTPSLAQEIYRSAREKGIYTLDAPVSGGDIGARNATLTIMVGGDEKVFDTCSPMLKALGENVLLQGQAGAGQHTKMCNQIAIASNMLGICEAVAYAKKAGLEQENVLKSISAGAAGSWSLSNLAPRIINGDFEPGFFVKHFIKDLKIALDEAEKMNFKMPGVEMAKEMYEKLAQQGFENKGTQVLYKWYE, translated from the coding sequence ATGAGTCAATTATATAAGGTTGGATTTATTGGAACAGGAGTAATGGGAAAAAGCATGGCTTCCCATCTTCAGCATCAAGGTCATGAACTTTTTGTGTATACAAGAACGAAGGAAAAGGCGCAGTCATTAATTGATGAAGGAGCCGTATGGTGCTCTATAAGAGAAATAGCAGAAACGTGCGATGTTGTAATGACAATGGTTGGCTATCCAAGTGATGTAAAAGAAGTATATTTTAGTGAGCAAGGCTTATTAAACAATGCTAAAGCGGGCACTTACCTCATTGATTTTACAACTTCAACACCTTCTTTAGCACAAGAAATTTATAGAAGCGCAAGAGAAAAAGGGATTTATACGCTTGATGCTCCTGTGTCAGGAGGAGACATCGGTGCTCGAAATGCTACGTTAACAATTATGGTTGGTGGAGATGAGAAAGTTTTTGATACGTGTTCTCCAATGCTGAAAGCGCTAGGAGAAAATGTTCTTTTACAAGGACAAGCAGGTGCAGGACAGCATACTAAAATGTGCAATCAAATTGCTATCGCTTCTAATATGCTCGGTATCTGTGAGGCAGTTGCATACGCTAAAAAAGCAGGATTAGAGCAGGAAAATGTATTAAAATCGATTTCAGCAGGAGCAGCTGGAAGTTGGTCATTAAGTAACTTAGCTCCTCGAATTATAAATGGTGACTTTGAGCCAGGTTTTTTTGTGAAACATTTTATTAAAGATTTGAAAATTGCGCTTGATGAAGCGGAAAAGATGAATTTTAAAATGCCTGGAGTTGAAATGGCGAAAGAAATGTATGAAAAGTTAGCACAACAAGGGTTTGAAAATAAAGGTACTCAAGTGCTTTACAAATGGTATGAATAA
- a CDS encoding aminotransferase A, whose product MEHLINTSVQNIKISGIRQFFNMVAHYEDVISFTIGQPDFPTPLHVKEAAKKAIDDNVTSYTHNAGFIELREAAASFVHSRYNLHYRAEDEVLVTVGASQAIDIAFRTILSAGDEVILPAPVYPGYEPVISLCGAQPVHIDTTETDFKLTAELLKKHITPNTKAIILPYPSNPTGVTLSLEELQDIATLLEKHDIFVISDEIYSELTFYGNHVSIASIPSMREKTIVINGVSKSHSMTGWRIGFLFAPAQITKHMIKVLQYSVSCASSVSQKGALAALTEGKDDALPMKREYKKRMEYAYERLVKMGFTVTKPSGAFYIFPSIKPFHHDSHEFALNLVKEAGVALTPGTAFSDYGQGYVRLSYACSMEQLKEGIDRMERYLK is encoded by the coding sequence GTGGAGCATCTTATTAATACTAGTGTACAAAACATAAAAATTTCAGGCATCCGCCAGTTTTTCAACATGGTTGCTCACTATGAGGACGTTATCTCATTTACAATTGGGCAACCTGATTTCCCGACACCGTTACATGTTAAAGAAGCAGCTAAAAAAGCCATTGATGATAATGTAACATCCTATACACATAATGCAGGATTTATAGAACTTCGAGAAGCGGCTGCGAGCTTTGTTCATTCACGCTACAATCTGCACTACAGAGCAGAAGATGAAGTACTTGTAACAGTTGGAGCAAGTCAAGCTATTGATATTGCTTTCCGTACCATTTTAAGTGCTGGAGATGAAGTCATTTTGCCTGCTCCGGTTTATCCAGGATATGAACCTGTTATCTCCCTCTGTGGTGCTCAGCCCGTTCATATTGATACAACAGAAACAGACTTTAAGCTCACTGCAGAGCTGCTTAAAAAGCATATTACACCAAACACAAAAGCCATTATTTTACCTTATCCATCAAACCCTACAGGTGTGACTCTTTCACTTGAAGAATTACAAGACATTGCAACTCTTTTAGAAAAGCACGATATCTTTGTAATTTCAGATGAAATTTATAGCGAACTTACTTTTTACGGTAATCACGTTTCAATCGCTTCTATTCCTTCAATGAGAGAAAAAACGATTGTCATAAATGGAGTTTCGAAATCACATTCAATGACAGGATGGCGCATTGGCTTTTTATTTGCTCCTGCTCAGATTACAAAACATATGATTAAAGTGCTACAATATAGCGTTTCATGCGCTTCTTCTGTATCTCAAAAGGGTGCACTTGCTGCCTTAACAGAGGGAAAAGATGATGCACTGCCAATGAAGAGGGAATACAAAAAACGGATGGAATACGCCTATGAAAGACTTGTTAAAATGGGCTTTACCGTTACAAAACCAAGTGGAGCGTTTTATATTTTTCCATCTATTAAGCCTTTTCATCACGATTCACACGAGTTCGCTTTAAATCTTGTCAAAGAAGCTGGTGTTGCGCTCACACCAGGTACGGCCTTTTCAGATTATGGACAAGGATATGTACGCCTTTCTTATGCTTGTTCAATGGAACAGTTAAAAGAAGGAATAGATCGAATGGAACGTTACTTAAAATAA